A stretch of Prunus dulcis chromosome 6, ALMONDv2, whole genome shotgun sequence DNA encodes these proteins:
- the LOC117629988 gene encoding serine hydroxymethyltransferase, mitochondrial: MAMALALRRLSSSGDKPIRPLFNATSHYYMSSLPNEAVYDKEKPGVTWPKQLNAPLEAVDPEIADIIEHEKTRQWKGLELIPSENFTSLSVMQAVGSVMTNKYSEGYPGARYYGGNEFIDMAESLCQKRALEAFRLDPAKWGVNVQPLSGSPANFQVYTALLKPHDRIMALDLPHGGHLSHGYQTDTKKISAVSIFFETMPYRLNESTGYIDYDQLEKSATLFRPKLIVAGASAYARLYDYAHIRKVCNNQKAILLADMAHISGLVAAGVIPSPFEYADVVTTTTHKSLRGPRGAMIFFRKGVKEINKQGKEVLYDYEDKINQAVFPGLQGGPHNHTITGLAVALKQATTPEYKAYQEQVLSNCSRFAQSLVEKGYELVSGGTENHLVLVNLKNKGIDGSRVEKVLEAVHIAANKNTVPGDVSAMVPGGIRMGTPALTSRGFVEEDFAKVADFFDAAVKLAVKIKGEAQGTKLKDFVAALPAPHFQSEIAKLRHDVEEYAKQFPTIGFEKETLKYKN, from the exons ATGGCAATGGCATTGGCGCTTCGCAGGCTTTCCTCTTCTGGGGACAAGCCCATTCGCCCTCTCTTCAATGCTACCTCTCATTATTACATG TCATCTTTGCCCAATGAAGCTGTCTACGACAAGGAGAAGCCCGGTGTCACA TGGCCTAAGCAACTGAATGCTCCACTGGAGGCTGTGGATCCCGAAATTGCAGACATCATTGAACACGAGAAAACCAGGCAATGGAAG GGGCTAGAGCTGATACCCTCAGAGAACTTCACATCGCTGTCTGTGATGCAAGCAGTTGGGTCAGTGATGACCAACAAATACAGTGAAGGATACCCCGGTGCTAGATACTATGGAGGAAATGA GTTCATTGACATGGCAGAATCTTTATGCCAAAAGCGTGCTTTGGAAGCATTTCGGTTAGATCCAGCAAAATGGGGAG TCAACGTGCAGCCTTTATCAGGGTCTCCAGCTAATTTCCAGGTTTACACTGCATTGTTAAAACCTCATGATAGAATCATGGCACTTGATCTTCCTCATGGTGGACATCTTTCTCATGGCTATCAG ACTGACACTAAAAAGATATCTGCTGTGTCGATCTTTTTCGAAACAATGCCGTACAGATTGAATGAGAGCACTGGCTATATTGACTACGACCAG TTGGAGAAAAGTGCCACGCTATTTCGGCCAAAATTAATAGTTGCTGGTGCTAGTGCCTATGCACGTCTGTATGACTATGCACATATTCGCAAG GTATGCAACAATCAGAAAGCAATATTGTTGGCAGATATGGCACACATCAGTGGGTTGGTTGCAGCTGGTGTCATCCCATCACCTTTCGAGTATGCAGATGTGGTGACCACCACAACGCACAAGTCGCTTCGTGGCCCTCGTGGAGCCATGATTTTCTTCAGGAAGGGGGTAAAAGAGATTAACAAACAGGGGAAAGAG GTGCTGTATGACTACGAAGACAAAATCAATCAAGCTGTCTTTCCTGGGCTTCAAGGTGGCCCGCACAACCACACAATTACTGGTTTGGCAGTTGCATTGAAACAG GCTACTACACCAGAGTACAAAGCTTATCAAGAGCAAGTTCTCAGCAATTGCTCAAGATTTGCACAG TCTTTGGTTGAGAAGGGCTACGAACTTGTCTCTGGCGGAACTGAGAACCATTTAGTTTTGGTGAATTTGAAGAACAAG GGTATTGACGGCTCCAGGGTCGAAAAGGTGTTAGAAGCTGTTCACATTGCAGCCAACAAGAACACTGTTCCTGGAGATGTGTCTGCCATGGTTCCTGGCGGCATCAGGATGG GAACCCCAGCTCTAACCTCTAGGGGATTTGTTGAGGAGGATTTCGCTAAAGTTGCAGATTTTTTTGATGCTGCTGTGAAGTTGGCAGTGAAGATCAAGGGGGAAGCCCAAG GAACAAAGTTGAAGGACTTTGTGGCCGCACTGCCCGCCCCTCACTTCCAATCTGAAATTGCAAAGCTCCGACATGATGTCGAGGAGTATGCTAAGCAATTTCCCACAATTGGGTTTGAGAAGGAAACCTTGAAGTACAAGAACTGA